Below is a window of Populus trichocarpa isolate Nisqually-1 chromosome 3, P.trichocarpa_v4.1, whole genome shotgun sequence DNA.
atgtttaatataaactaGAAGACTCTCTTTAACAAAGTAAGTTATTATTTAGTAATTgtctaaacatttaattaatcatGACACAAAATAcatatcttattaatttttattgtgattaTATGCGtttccatatttattttattctatcgATCATTTGACAGCAGAGCCACTTCTTACTATGTTGAATTGTATTGATACTGAATTTCATAGCTATGTATAGAGAGACAAATTGACATCCTCATTAGTCTtgcttggtttttaatttttatgatgagAGTACTGTCTCGGCATAAAATTGCACGACAAACCCTAAATCTCCCATCTTTGTTTTCATGGCTGCCGAATTCATGAGAATATGTCTTAGGGGATTGCTCATATTCCCCTTCCCTGAAATCTGCTTTTATTGCTGCCAACTTCTTAACTCAGTTCAGTAATTTACTAGTCCGAGATCATCGCTTCACGGCGGGCTCGAAAAAAATcttagtgttaaaaataaataccaagAGTGAtggtgtgttttttaaaaacaagaaaaagttgTGATTTGGATAGTAAATTCGGttgggtgaaattaaaaaaaaattaaatatcttacaaaaagaaatagaaaaaactgaattcaaaagaaaaaacatcaaatcttaaatcaaaacaaaataaaaggaaaaataactttttaatattagaaaacataattgaaaaaaaaatcaatttgataaatttgataGTACACAAATTAAGAGGGAACAATATCCTGAGATCATGAAATTTACCCTGTATACAATATCAAAGTATATGGCCCAGTTATCTTTGattaactttaaaaagtaaaatcaaatcGATGGTGATAGATTAACTAGCATATCAATCAATCAGCAGTACAATTATTTACTAGCTTCCGTCCTCGGCAAAGCTTCTTTAGTATTTAGGATTTATAGAGTATTTTCTGccaggattttttttgttaaaataaatttatggaaGCAAATTCAAGGTAATTCTAGATATCCACTCGAAGTCACTGGTATTAACATGGAAGGTGATGTAGACCAAGCACTAGTAGATAGTTATTAGAACTGAAGTTTGCCCAAACACAGGCTTTAGAAAGCCTAAGAACATGTGAGCTGAGGTCATGCAGTTTCACTCAGAAATGGTTTACAAGCGCTGTCATcacagaaatcattttgaattttttttatcatttatcgAAACTATCTGTTCGTTCCAATGGAGCTTTACACATTGTGCTCGGTAGCCCTGTAGGgctacatttatttttatgatgtgtTTTGCGTTTTGTCTCAAttattaatttagaaatatttgattaatagtTTTATATGAATCCATTAAAAagtctctttttttatcctccTGTACACTTACTGAAACCAAAGTTGCTCGATCCTATAATGCTACTTGACTATCGTGGAAAGATTGTTGTTCTCATCAAGGATGACTCTAGCTATTATTACCTTTTGTCTCTAAGCTAAAAACACTTTCCTCATTTTTCAGCTCTCCTGTTCATAAAGTTGCCTGTGGGGCACGGTCAGTGTTTTATAGCCAACAGGCAACAGAATTTTTCCAAACGAGCTAAGAAAACACATCTAATGATTGTGatatactataattttttatggctTACTCTGAAAACACACAACTTGATCAGTATTTTTGGCAACTTAATTAGCCATCCACGGCAGAAATTTCCAGGAAGCGGTGTAGATCATACGGCCTGAATGTGATTAATAGTAGTGTTACCTGGCATGAGTAAAACCAGGCTCTTAGGAGCTCCATGGCACCAGAACTGTGAAAAGGTTTAGATTTTAGCCATGCCTATGATGTTTACTGCGAAAGCAAATCATGGCAAAGTTTACGATAAAAGAAAATGCAGAATCAAGATACTTATTAAATATAATCACAATTCATTATTGTTCATCTGATAAGAACTTTCAGAAATTAAAATACCCCACCCTGAGGTCGACCAAGGAAAAAGCAAAAGGATAATTCAGCATATTGTACCCCGATAAGAAAAGATCTTCTTCTTTGTCAGTTTGTCCTTGAACTCATTAAACTCCGACATGATGTTGTTCTTCTCAGTCCCCGCTTTTGCATTTGAAGTCTTTCCACGAAGTAACTAGTAGAGTATCATAGGAGTATTAACAGTtagtaatattaaaacaatatagaaaTTGCATGCGTGTAAACATGTCAAATTCGAAAGGCACATATAAGGGCCATCTATTACAGCTAATGCCATTAAAATGCACCTGCAAATACAGGTCTATCAGATTTGTGACAGATAAGATTTTGCAACGCTGCTAAAGATATAATGATCAATGtgaaatcatgtaaaaaaataaataaattatcaacctCATACCCAAACAAGTACATGGCTTATACAGAAACATATGCTCATAAGGTCCAGGACCCATTGTCCATTTGGCCACATTATTTGATCTTGACAAGGAATGGCCAACCCGAATCTTGGAACTATCTCTGTGGTTCTCTCGAGCCACCTTCATCTGAGATCATTGGAGCTTCCAGGTTGGATTTGACATCTTATTCATAAACAGTTCGACTTGTAATTATGAAATGCAACTCCTATCCTAGCCCCTCATAACAACCAAAGTGATTGAAACTGAGGTTTTctcaagagagaagaaagatgAAGGTAAACTCTAATATACTCGTGAAAATGAAAGTATTAATCTTTCTCAATGCTTCTTGATCTAATTGCCGAATCCCACTTTATTGCAGTTACTAGGTTGGATGCACCGTAAGCTTCGGCAAAATGGTAGTGAACCACTGAAGGATTTTGCTATTGGTAGGTAtcttccatttttgtttttctgcaaAACATTTCCTATTTCCAATAGGCATGAACATAGAAATGATGACCATTAGATTTTTGAGAGGGTAGAAGATTATCCATGTAGAGGAAGAGGCCAAATGTAGGTGCAAAATTAATAGGTTGTCATGCATGACTCAGAGCATACACTTGCACAGAAGACAGATTCTTGGCTTTCAGGATCTTATTAATCTCCTAGCAAAGGTAGTTAACCATCATGAGAGACCTGATGTGCGATGCCACTaccaaaggaaaacaaaaatgatgagcatATTATAATAGAATTATTTCCAGACTTTCGGAAAAGGCGATAGCTTTCCATGCTGCGTGCTATTATGACTGGAATACCATCCATAAGACCCCGAACgcagaaaaaatgataaattttgtaCCTTAGTTTAGCAAAATACGGTTAAGAACCGAGGCATGGCATTCCTGCCAAAATGCACTACTAGAATCAAGTTCATTTAACGTTTTCCttcttttgtgtgtgtgtgtggcagGCAATGCTTGCAATTGCCTTACTGGACAGCCATCACTTGATGACCACCAACACTACAGAAAACCGAACTATGGGACCAGAACATTTAGGCAGGCCCAGAAAGAGCAGCTTCGAAATTCTTTTTCTGGCTTAGAAGCAGCTcgagtagaagaagaagaaaaagaagaagaaggagactACGAAGAAGAATCATCAGCTGCAATATCCGAGCTATTCCATGGTTTTCTGGCAATCGGTACCTTTGGTTCAGAGCCAGTCAACACTGACCCATCAACACCAACATTTCCCATCTCTGTCGAGAATATAACTGAGAAAGAGACTGAGGTGACAGAGAATGAACTGAAGCTCATTAATGATGAGTTGGAAAAGGTTCTGGCAGAAGATTGCTGCAATGACTCATCAGGAAGGAACAGTTATGTTAGTGCTGGAAGAAGCAGTCATGGCAGCACTATTACACTCAGTGGCAAGCCAATGGAAGGGCGAGATTCCAATGCAGTCTGTCCCCTGCAGGGATATCTCTTCGGATCATCAATTGAACTTTCAGAGACAACACCAGTGGCAAAGAAGGAACACAGGACATCACTTGGCGAGCtatttcagaaaacaaaaatagcagAGGAAAATTCTGGGATTAAAtttgagagagaggagaagcGCATGGAGAAGGAAGCTGATAAATCTGCCGTGAATCTCATGAAAAAGACTCTGAAGAAGAAAATGCTCAATGCTTCTTCTAGGAGCTCTACTTCAGCTGGAGGAGGAACTCTTGATTCTGCTTCAGCAGAAACAAAACTGAGCAAGGTATGTCTACAGGTATCATAACTTCTAAACTAAAATCATTATTGGAAGTATATATAATTAGTAGGCCAATTCGAGAATCCCAATTTCAAATCCCAATGGATTGCGATGGGAGGTTTGTAAGATGAGGGAATACAGATACTGTCCCTGTTGCTTTACTCGAGACCTGCTGACAATCTAATGAACTTGAAAATAAGAATTAGGCAAAAGTGACGCAATTCACCAACTCTAACAGTTTTTATCTCCCAGCCATATGTTCTTCAAAATGCTTAGAAAATTCTTGAAATGacctcattaaaaaaacaaacacgaaGACAGAAATACAGATCAAGTATTGCACATATAATCGTGCACCGAACATTTTATTGGACCCCGATAAAGTAGTGTGCATATTTTCAGTTTTACTGAATAAGTGCAATATCCTGAGTTGTGAAGTTCCGCTTGATGTGTGGTATGCAGATCCTACACATGTTCCACAGGAAAGTTCATCCTGAAAGCTCAACATCCACGAGGAAGGCCGGCAAGCCccaaaaaaatgagaataagAAGAGCAACAACAATGGGGGTCAGGTACTCCCGAATGAGGACATCACCATAGTTCCTCGAACCCTTTCAAGGAGGAGCACAAGACGCTTCAAGAGTCAATCTAACCCACCCCACTTCACGTTTACGGGCTGTGAATCTAACGAAAGCAGGGAATGCTGGATTAAAACAGATGCAGACTGTAAGTATCCCTGACAGAACTGCTCTTTTACAGGACCATAATTGGGTAATCAACCTTCAAGTTACATGTTCACTAAATTTATGGTCATCACAACTTGACTGTTTAGAACTCGAGTTCTGGAAAATATGGCTGGGATCAGTTTCTGACTCTTTATGATCAATGAAAACACAAACACATCTGTTCTTTGACATTACATGGGATATTCTTCTGTTTGAGATTCTACTCTAGATTCTTTTAAGTGTGACTTCTTCTATGGTCTCCATGTTCTTTTCAAGCATTGTGAAGATTGATTGTTCAGGGACATAGTGTGGATCAGCTAATTTTAGCATCAGAACGTGGCATCATATGTCTAATTTTGTGCTTGTTTTGGTGGAAACTGTAACTGTCCTAATTCAGTTTGTGTGTTTTGCTTTGCAGACCTGGTTTTGGAGCTGTGAAAGGCAAATGCAGCTGTCAAGTATGGTTTTAAAGTATCTCCTTCAATTGGAAAGAAGTAACGTTGGGTTTGAGAACATTTCCTTATAGGTGATTGTTGCTTGTAATATGTGAGTGAgattattatattatgaagAACTCGTgtgggaaaaataaataaaaagggcaGTTCTCACAGTAACCTGCCTTTTGAGTGATTGTCATGTAATGTAAGGTATATCTGTTTGCGGTAAGCATATGGCAGTTATAATCCAAATGAATTTCGAATGTCAACCGTCATTTCTTGGGGTAAATGAGCTGCAAACGACAGATTGGCCCCAGACAAAGAGGTCACACACCAAACCGAGCCAGAAGGGTACAAGCAAGTTACACAGGAAAAGGTAGCTCAAGCTGCCAAAGCTTTTTTACACAGGAGTGACTAACAGTAACACTAAGGCTTCGTTTGGAAATGCAGCAAGTTATTCTAAGTGTGCAACAAATTAACCACTCATGTATGGTGAGAtagtgaaagaaaacaaaacaataaaactgGATTTAAGCGCAGAACATATTAAACAGCACTAAATGACACGTTAAATTAACGATTGTTATTAAAAATGGCTCCATACGAAGCTTGTAAAAAaaggcagaagaagaagaagaaagtctTGCTATTGTGGGTCTAGGATATGGTCACGCAGCAGAAGAATTGAATCCACGCTAAGCTTAATCATTATTAAGACTATTCAAGGACTGTATTGCAGATGTGTTGCTTTTGGTACTGATACCAGCTATCATGTGTCTACTATTCTGTTTTGCTGTTGATAGCCTCCTGATTCGTGCACATATTTTGATTATAGATTTTTGTCTTGGAGCTCTAAGAGGCATTTGCAGCAGTCAAGCTGCTACATTTTGTCAAATCTTATCCATTTACGAGTAGTTCTACCTTTTCCAGTCTTTAATATGGGTAGTCTTCTGGGTCATTGTTGGCCGTATCCCTATAAGCCAGATTGATACATCATTTAATGTGCTAAATCTGTTTCAAGGGGAGCATATTCATGGAGGTGTCTCTACCATCTAATTGTTAAAATCATCCTTGATTGTGACTACACACATGAGCTGGGAATCATACAGGATGAAAAAGGGTAGCAGGTGAGCCTCATCCTCAACCCTGCAGAGCCTTTTTATACATGAATGACTACACAGGTGACCTATCCAAAACATTGGAGCGAATCACTCGCCAGAGTGACCAAGACAGTCGACGATATTTGTTCTCTTTTAAGTAAAATACAGAAAGAATAATTGATGACCAGGATACCGAAAGGCAAAGTATGGAGATCAGAGAAAGTTTCACAATGAGTAGAAAACATTATGCGGTGAAATTGCTTACATGTAAAACTTCGACAGAGACACCTTCATGCCCCAAGATTCGTCAGAGCACCGTAATTTTGTGAAAAACATTACCCCATGCATCATCCCAACACACACCCACGTAATAACCTTGTTATATAACGGAATACGGAGCACTACGTTGCTACTTTTCGGTGTTTTAATAATGTTATTGgcaattcataaaaataaaaagttatatacCATTATTAGCTGTTATATTGATAAGAACAGTCTACTTAcagactttattttttcttatatttcaagttcattttttcccctttcattATAGTTATAATATGCTGTTTATATAATCTTTATCTGCTACAAATGCTATTATTATGTGTATTTAGGAAAATCTATTAGCAAATCATGTGTTATTAAAGTTCATTACGACTTAAACATAAATTCACGTACAGCAACAATGCTTATAACCCATTATTCAACATCTATGAAGTCCGCAATCGCGACCACAACAATCGTAAGCTGAAACCGTGATTTAACATTATGGTGTGATGTGATACagtatgtatttaataatatggtgtagagataaaaatattttcttagctTGGCTGAATCCTtttggtttcttgtttttttttgtactttgtTGTGGGTAGTTTCAGAAAGCAAGTCTTCCATATTCTTTTGCGTATTGGCGTAAGTGGATCTCCAGTTTGCATTCTCTTCATCTACATAATCTATCTTCTGGATCAATTCCTATCTAGTATCACATCCTCATTCACATAATCTTTCTAGGTCAATTCCCATCTAGTATCAGATCCTCACTGAGAACCTCTAGTTTCTACATCAGCATCAAAATGGAATTTAACCATTTCAATTACTCCCTAGTTAAGTTGGCAGTTGGCCCAAGCATCATAGGACTGAAAGGGGTTTAGGACAACAGGAAACGAGCAATTTCTTCTACTATATATTTCATAATTCAGAAAATACACAGAatggcataatttttttttatccaaccatATGCTGGGAAGGCTTTCAAGTAAAACCTAGATGAATTTGccatattttttctagttaatttaggatttttttcctatttagttactcttattattattttttaaaaaaactttgttaataatgtttttaagagCTGagtaataaaattctaaattgaattttttgtatgGTAACCCATCAGGCATAATTTTGTGTTGTAATATTCAGttttgatcataaaaaaaaaattgagtgataAAATTCTGAATTGAAATTATTGTATGGTGTAACCATATTAGGCATAATTTTGTGTTACATGTGATTGCTCTATTTCTTGTGCTGTTTCAGTTTGCATCACTTCACCAACACGTTCTAATACAAATCAATGGtgcaaaaaacaatgaaaggaaaaagaacagacACAAAACCATAGCATGGAAATGTCATTAGCATGTACTGTCCATGTAGTTCACCAGCAATTCCTGAACCATGCCTCTATCTGGTATCTTCCCAGCAGCACCATATATTGGAGCTAGGCCTCCATTTATTGGACCAGGATTCTCTTTCACCTGGAagatttcaggaaaaaaaaaaaaaaaagggacgaaaaatgaaaaatcaaacgAGTGAAACCATATCCGGAGGTCCTTCCCACTAGCACCTCCCAAAAGCAAACATAACAACCCTAAAGATGAGTAAATTACAAGAGTTACTTTGATAACTCCTTTGGTGAATACAACTTACAGTTTGTACAGATTCCTTCAAATCCCGGAGGAAGTCCTCAACAACGGGTGCATGTTGAAGGGTAATGCAGATATGAATGCTGATTCAACCACATGAATAATTGTAATCAGTGTATAAAAATATGCTCATAATTGCATGCTCAGAAGCAATTCATGAGACTGAAATACAGCAGGGAATAAACTACTTATACCAGCCACTGCAAACaattagaataataatattaaatcgaATGCCTCACATCAATGAACAATAGCTTGGCGCCAGAGGTGGCTATCTTCTAACAAGAATAATGAGGACATGGGAGAACCAAGCATAAATGCCCTATATAAACACAGTTCTCCTTCAAAAACAAAAGCCTACCTGTTGGGTCTTTGCAATGCATTCAAATGCCAGCCTTTGGATGACATGATATCATTGACTTCAAATATGTCTAGATCATTAGATCCAAATGCCACAATTGTCATGTCTGGCCTTCCAATGATAAATAACTCTGGTATTTCTTTAATCCTGTAAAAAGAATGAATCATTCTCAATTGTTCAACGAATTTACAACCCAAGAAAATAGGAAAATGAAGTTAAAAACAACACAGACCCTTTCTGTATTCTCTTTGATACTTCCATTATTGCTTTAGTGTTTTCCAGGTACCCTACAGGATGTAATGAAACATCAGGTTAAACAGAAGCATTCAATGGAACATCTGGATAGGCAGTAGGGGAAAACAACATGATAGTACCTTCTAGCCCCAGAGCCATCAACGCCGCCCAAGCCCCAGCAATCAAACCTCCAGGCCTGCTTCCAGCAATAGTAGGAGAGACATAGAGCCCACCTGACCACTCAGTCACTGCAACAACAACACAATGAAAACACAATTAGAATACCAGAAGCACAGGCTTCAAACAGCCAACTAGAAAAGCCTAATGTATAAAACTTGTTATTAAGATAAACTGCCTCTTTTCCGTGTTGATAATGCTTATGAATGCCCAGGAAATTTACTAAAGTAGGTCttgaaaatcatccaaaaaataaGGCCTCCTTTGTTTGATAATCTATTTGATAAATAGTAAAACTTACCAGCAACAAATTGATGCTGTTGGGAAACAGCCGAGCGTACAAATTATCAGTAGCATGCCCCCCAAGATGTCATCACAAGAAACTcatatcagaaaaaaaatcaagaatttaaaacaaaagaaccaccaataaaaaacatgaaatccaCAAGTCAAGTAACACATTTGATATGGATCTCGATTATTAACAATGTGAGTGATGCAAGATTTCTGCAATTTGAATCACTGATGATGAAAAAAGGAACAAATAATTAACTATGTGAGCTACACAAGAGATCCACAAGTCAAGGAACTGAACACTAGTTCTGAAATGCCAGGCAGCGTGGTGAGAACTAAAAGCACCAGTATATTATCTTTCATCAACATTTGTACAGCCAGTTCAGGATCCAAATTTGAAATAGAGAGACATACATCACTCATAGTTTTTACCTTTCTAATATCATGATTTCTGTATAGAGTTACAGataaaactatagtttttacCTTTCTAATATCATGATTTCTGTATAGAACTACACTTGTTCCTTTTGGTGCCAGTCCATATTTATGCACATCCGCTGATATTGAGGTTACTCCTTtaacagaaaaatcaaaaggTGGAATCGGGTACCTGAAATGGGAAGAAAACCTGAACTTGCGGAAAAGCCAGAGCAAAAAAATGAGAGAGCAACTGACAGTCTGATATTTCATACCGTGTACCAAAATCTATAAAGCACACAACAGACAGATGTAGAATAATAACAGAGCCAGTTACAACTATCATTGAAGTTCAACAATGGTCATATGTTGTCCTGGTGGAAGCATAGTGGAACCTTGGACTGGACCCTTTGCATAGAcctagaaagaaaaggaagttcaAGGTAGAATAAGGGCTCTAAACCCCTTAACCAAGACCCCATAGCGCTGCCCATGGTGATGGGGTCTCACCATAGACATACATTCTTTGTTGAGCACCATCTACCATGAACAGAGTGCCTCATGGTCCCCTGAGTGTCAGATTTTGAGAAATGATCTTTGTTGAGCACCATCTACCATGAACAGAGTGCCTCATGGTCCCCTGAGTGTCAGATTTTGAGAAATGATTTAAACTAGGGCAACACTGTTCAATATACACCATTTATTGCATTTCCCTGTCCAATTTCCAACAGGAAAgataactctttttttcttgcaggAAACTAACATCCTTCTCGTGGACCTACATAACTTAGAGCTTAATTATGACCTCAATATAGACTAGTCTTCGATCAATTGCACTCTCTTGGGTCAAGTAATTAGTGTTATGGGCATTAATATAAAACCATTCTTGGGAATTCACCTAAGCTTTTGAGTTGAAATGATTTTTCGACAACTAAGAGACAAGGCTACAATCTTCTTTCTTGCCAAACCAGTTAATTTTGTAAATTGTCTGCAATCTTATTTCTCTCTTATCAACTATGCcttaaggagaaaaaaagccCCACAGCCAAAATGCTATCCAAGAATTTCACAATCAAGCTTTAGCCCCAAATAGTTATTATTCAAGCATTAGAATAACTTCTGGTAGTGTACATTTCACAGAAATATAAAAAGGGCCACAAATTTGTGATATTTGCAGACTCTGTATAAACAAAGAGGCATTTGTAAGAGTTTCAGGGATAATGGCAAAAATGGCAAACAAACCAGTAATCACTGAGGAAAAAACAGTTGCTTGGGAAAAAGATATACCCTAGCTTACAAGCGAAAGGCAATACAAAGCCACCAAGACAAAGGTCAACATGGAAACATATTCCATAGCTATATGCCAATTCACCA
It encodes the following:
- the LOC7481207 gene encoding sphingosine-1-phosphate lyase isoform X3; protein product: MFCYIGGSESEGHFSLINEACSMFAHTNPLHMDVFQTIAQCEAEVVAMTAALLGSKNKSSGGEICGNMTSGGTESILLAVKSSRDYMKAKKGIKRPEMIIPESAHSAYDKAAQYFNIKLRRVPVNKNFQADVKAIRQQINKNTVLIVGSAPGFPHGIIDPIEELGELAYSYGICFHVDLCLGGFVLPFACKLGYPIPPFDFSVKGVTSISADVHKYGLAPKGTSVVLYRNHDIRKVKTIVLSVTLYRNHDIRKHQFVAVTEWSGGLYVSPTIAGSRPGGLIAGAWAALMALGLEGYLENTKAIMEVSKRIQKGIKEIPELFIIGRPDMTIVAFGSNDLDIFEVNDIMSSKGWHLNALQRPNSIHICITLQHAPVVEDFLRDLKESVQTVKENPGPINGGLAPIYGAAGKIPDRGMVQELLVNYMDSTC
- the LOC7496563 gene encoding protein LAZY 1 isoform X2: MKLLGWMHRKLRQNGSEPLKDFAIGNACNCLTGQPSLDDHQHYRKPNYGTRTFRQAQKEQLRNSFSGLEAARVEEEEKEEEGDYEEESSAAISELFHGFLAIGTFGSEPVNTDPSTPTFPISVENITEKETEVTENELKLINDELEKVLAEDCCNDSSGRNSYVSAGRSSHGSTITLSGKPMEGRDSNAVCPLQGYLFGSSIELSETTPVAKKEHRTSLGELFQKTKIAEENSGIKFEREEKRMEKEADKSAVNLMKKTLKKKMLNASSRSSTSAGGGTLDSASAETKLSKILHMFHRKVHPESSTSTRKAGKPQKNENKKSNNNGGQVLPNEDITIVPRTLSRRSTRRFKSQSNPPHFTFTGCESNESRECWIKTDADYLVLEL
- the LOC7496563 gene encoding protein LAZY 1 isoform X1, translated to MKLLGWMHRKLRQNGSEPLKDFAIGNACNCLTGQPSLDDHQHYRKPNYGTRTFRQAQKEQLRNSFSGLEAARVEEEEKEEEGDYEEESSAAISELFHGFLAIGTFGSEPVNTDPSTPTFPISVENITEKETEVTENELKLINDELEKVLAEDCCNDSSGRNSYVSAGRSSHGSTITLSGKPMEGRDSNAVCPLQGYLFGSSIELSETTPVAKKEHRTSLGELFQKTKIAEENSGIKFEREEKRMEKEADKSAVNLMKKTLKKKMLNASSRSSTSAGGGTLDSASAETKLSKVCLQILHMFHRKVHPESSTSTRKAGKPQKNENKKSNNNGGQVLPNEDITIVPRTLSRRSTRRFKSQSNPPHFTFTGCESNESRECWIKTDADYLVLEL